A DNA window from Centropristis striata isolate RG_2023a ecotype Rhode Island chromosome 10, C.striata_1.0, whole genome shotgun sequence contains the following coding sequences:
- the LOC131978544 gene encoding trace amine-associated receptor 13c-like: MEVEDGWEICFLEFPNISCWKMHYTWPETLFIDIALYTISVLTVVLNLLIIISVSHFRQLHTPTNILLLSLAVSDFLVGLLLMPIDAVKRTHCWFLGDFFCSLFWFVSEIILSASVVNMVLISVDRYVAICYPLHYTTRITVNRVKVCVCLLWFCTVAYNSYFFNLHHNQQEGNTDYCYGECNSLSHDAGAYLTLLLNLIVPVTVIIVLYSRVFVVAVSQARAMRSHITAVTKQISVTKTAKKSELKAARTLGVVIVVFLMCFTPSYFASLGGHDFASYSTAYFILYLYNFNSCLNPVIYALFYPWYRKTVKLIVTLQILQPGSCEANIL; this comes from the exons atggagGTTGAGGATGGTTGGGAGATCTGTTTTTTAGAATTCCCCAATATCTCCTGCTGGAAGATGCATTATACTTGGCCTGAAACATTGTTCATTGACATTGCACTGTACACCATCTCTGTACTCACTGTGGTCctcaacctgctcatcatcatctcagtcTCCCACTTCAG gcagctccacacacccaccaacatcctcctcctctctctggctgtctcagattttcttgtgggCCTCCTGCTGATGCCAATAGATGCAGTAAAAAGAACACATTGCTGGTTTCttggtgactttttttgttctctCTTCTGGTTTGTGTCCGAAATCATTCTCTCTGCCTCAGTCGtaaacatggtgctcatatcagttgaccgctatgtggctatttgttaccctctgcattacaccaccagaatcactgtgaatagagttaaagtctgtgtttgtctcttaTGGTTTTGTACTGTTGCCTACAATAGTTACTTCTTTAATTTACATCATAATCAACAAGAAGGAAACACTGATTACTGCTATGGAGAATGTAACAGTTTATCTCATGATGCCGGTGCTTACCTTACACTTCTTTTGAACCTCATTGTTCCTGTTACTGTCATCATAGTTTTATATTCAAGAgtatttgttgtggctgtgtctcaagctcgtgccatgcgctctcacattacagctgtcacaaagcagatttcagtgactaaaacagcaaagaaatctgagctgaaagcagccaggactcttggtgttGTGATTGTTGTCtttctaatgtgtttcacaCCAAGTTACTTCGCAAGTTTGGGAGGGCATGACTTCGCAAGTTATTCAACTGCATATTTTATTCTGTATCTTTACAATTTTAACTCTTGTTTAAACCCTGtgatttatgccttgttttacccctggtacagaaaaacagttaaactcattgttactcttcagatactgcagcctggctcctgtgaggccaacatactgtag